The following coding sequences lie in one Desulfonatronum thiodismutans genomic window:
- a CDS encoding ABC transporter permease — translation MKESRWRPWLLLSPSLTAIFFLLVVPVLFVVVYSFWLRAPTGAAIPAFQFGNYARFFEDLFYPTILFRTLRVSVICVLLCLVMGYIPAYFFYRSKSRYRQALILLIMVPFWISFIIRTMSWINILGANGFLNYTLMRFGIITEPLSLLYNEAAVLMGLIQYLLPFMILNIYVSLEAIDKNLLEAARSMGCNEWQAFREVTLPLSLPGVSAGCLLVFVLTAGTYLPPMILGGPGNEMIANLIFNRVIGTLDWPFGSAISVILLLLLGCIVWTYNRYLGINTLFKAFKS, via the coding sequence ATGAAAGAAAGCCGCTGGCGGCCATGGCTGCTGCTTTCGCCGTCCCTGACCGCCATCTTCTTTCTGCTGGTGGTCCCGGTGCTCTTCGTCGTGGTCTACAGCTTCTGGCTGCGCGCCCCCACAGGCGCGGCCATCCCGGCGTTTCAGTTCGGCAACTACGCCCGCTTTTTCGAGGACCTGTTCTACCCGACCATCCTCTTCCGCACCCTGCGGGTATCGGTGATCTGCGTCCTGCTGTGCCTGGTCATGGGCTACATTCCGGCCTATTTTTTTTACCGCAGCAAATCCCGCTACCGCCAGGCCCTGATCCTGCTGATCATGGTCCCGTTCTGGATCAGCTTCATCATCCGGACCATGAGCTGGATCAACATTCTCGGGGCCAACGGATTCCTGAACTATACCCTGATGCGCTTCGGGATCATCACCGAACCGCTCTCCCTGCTGTACAATGAAGCGGCCGTGCTCATGGGGTTGATCCAGTATTTGTTGCCGTTCATGATCCTGAACATCTACGTCAGCCTGGAGGCCATCGACAAAAACCTGCTGGAAGCGGCCCGGAGCATGGGCTGCAACGAGTGGCAGGCCTTCAGGGAGGTCACTTTGCCGTTGAGTCTGCCCGGAGTCAGCGCCGGATGTCTGCTGGTCTTCGTGCTTACCGCGGGCACCTACCTGCCGCCGATGATCCTGGGCGGACCGGGCAACGAAATGATCGCCAACCTGATTTTCAACCGGGTCATCGGCACCCTGGACTGGCCCTTCGGATCGGCCATCAGCGTGATCCTGCTGCTGCTCCTGGGATGCATCGTCTGGACCTACAACCGCTATCTGGGCATCAATACGCTGTTCAAGGCGTTCAAGAGCTAA
- the larB gene encoding nickel pincer cofactor biosynthesis protein LarB translates to MEKNEMHRLLDDVAQGRTTPDKALDRLCFTPFLEVGCGVNLDTHRALRTGHGETVFGQGKDPEQMVRAVGGLAASGQPVLATRVNREQSEALCAAYPQGTYWPRARLFSLGAELPVNEPWPNQGAVVVACAGAADLPVALEAFGTAAFLGLNAGLISDVGVAGLHRLQPHMETLFQAKLLIVVAGMEGALPSVLAGLTGKPILAVPTSVGYGASFQGLAALMAMLNSCAPGIAVLNIDNGYGAACMAAKVLAQFEFGS, encoded by the coding sequence ATGGAAAAAAACGAGATGCACCGCCTGCTGGACGATGTGGCCCAAGGACGGACCACGCCGGACAAGGCCCTGGACCGCTTGTGCTTCACGCCTTTTTTGGAGGTCGGGTGCGGCGTGAACCTGGATACCCATCGGGCCCTGCGCACGGGGCACGGAGAAACGGTTTTCGGTCAGGGAAAGGATCCCGAACAGATGGTCAGGGCCGTGGGCGGCTTGGCCGCTTCCGGGCAGCCGGTGCTGGCCACCAGGGTGAACCGGGAACAGTCCGAAGCGCTGTGCGCGGCCTATCCCCAAGGAACATACTGGCCCCGGGCCCGACTTTTCAGTCTGGGCGCGGAACTCCCCGTGAACGAGCCCTGGCCGAATCAGGGCGCGGTGGTCGTGGCCTGCGCCGGGGCCGCGGATCTGCCCGTGGCCCTGGAGGCCTTCGGCACGGCCGCGTTCCTCGGGCTGAACGCGGGACTGATCAGCGACGTGGGCGTGGCCGGACTGCATCGCCTGCAACCGCACATGGAGACCCTGTTTCAGGCCAAACTGCTGATCGTGGTCGCGGGCATGGAGGGGGCCTTGCCCAGCGTGCTGGCCGGACTGACCGGAAAGCCGATCCTCGCCGTGCCCACCTCCGTGGGTTACGGGGCAAGCTTCCAGGGGCTGGCCGCGCTGATGGCCATGCTCAACTCCTGCGCCCCGGGCATCGCCGTCCTGAACATCGACAACGGATACGGGGCGGCCTGCATGGCCGCGAAAGTCCTGGCCCAGTTCGAATTCGGTTCGTGA
- a CDS encoding extracellular solute-binding protein codes for MQKQLNDVRERYVSGDLSRRDFVKYCAVAGVAAGLVGGPFGLARQALAQGSIRFDGWGGTTSQAFRRYAFEPFTQATGVRVIDGEFGDMDTYLTRVIASFPPGGEFNLAHLSGVFDYARYVGLEFNSALDESKIPNLALVMESMIAPYRKLTPEALSAVPYNLGQTGIAYNTKHISKEKAEELGASLLWDESVRGNLGSWGDWRTNIWYAALHTGQNPNDIQDMDAVWDALRAQVPMVKKYWGSGAELMSLLAGEEIYATVAWSGRIAHLQNDGYPIGFLAPKNCYSWQECIFVIKGTDLDVAQQLLDFMLAPEASIAVAEGQMYPPSLDPTKVDLPESIRKLPAFDPTGKLDGYLFADPLYWNDKQMEWAERWDRIRATS; via the coding sequence ATGCAGAAACAACTCAATGACGTTCGTGAACGGTACGTGTCCGGGGATCTGTCTCGACGGGACTTCGTCAAGTACTGCGCCGTAGCCGGCGTGGCCGCCGGATTGGTGGGCGGGCCGTTCGGCCTGGCGCGCCAGGCCCTGGCCCAGGGCAGCATTCGCTTCGACGGATGGGGCGGAACCACCTCCCAGGCATTCCGCCGGTACGCTTTTGAGCCCTTTACCCAGGCCACGGGCGTACGCGTGATTGACGGCGAATTCGGGGACATGGACACCTACCTGACCCGGGTCATCGCCTCCTTTCCTCCAGGCGGCGAGTTCAACTTGGCCCACTTAAGCGGCGTGTTCGACTACGCCCGCTACGTGGGGCTGGAGTTCAACTCCGCCCTGGATGAGTCCAAGATCCCAAACCTGGCCCTGGTCATGGAGTCCATGATCGCGCCCTACCGCAAGCTGACCCCGGAGGCCCTGTCCGCTGTGCCCTACAACCTGGGCCAGACCGGCATCGCCTACAACACCAAGCACATTTCCAAGGAAAAGGCCGAGGAACTGGGCGCCTCTCTGCTCTGGGACGAGAGCGTGCGCGGCAATCTGGGCAGTTGGGGCGACTGGCGGACGAACATCTGGTACGCGGCTCTGCATACCGGGCAGAACCCCAACGACATCCAGGATATGGACGCGGTCTGGGACGCCCTGCGCGCCCAGGTGCCCATGGTCAAGAAATACTGGGGCTCGGGCGCGGAACTGATGAGTCTGCTGGCCGGCGAGGAAATCTACGCCACCGTGGCCTGGTCCGGCCGCATCGCCCACTTGCAGAACGACGGCTACCCCATCGGCTTCCTGGCACCGAAGAACTGCTATTCCTGGCAGGAATGCATTTTCGTGATCAAGGGTACGGACCTGGATGTGGCCCAGCAATTGCTGGACTTCATGCTCGCCCCGGAAGCCTCCATCGCCGTGGCCGAAGGGCAGATGTACCCGCCCAGCCTTGACCCCACCAAGGTCGACCTGCCGGAGAGCATCCGCAAGCTGCCGGCCTTTGATCCCACGGGCAAACTGGACGGCTACCTCTTCGCCGATCCGCTGTACTGGAACGACAAACAGATGGAGTGGGCCGAGCGCTGGGATCGCATCAGAGCGACGAGTTAG
- a CDS encoding proline racemase family protein, whose protein sequence is MNASLRAEDVSRAFFARHPRRVQTVDSHTGGEATRLIVSGVCPIPGPVPGPIPGRSMAEKRRWFQDNLDPVRLRLTREPRGHRDMVAAALTDPVSPGAAFGLIYMDACRYPHLCGHATIGAVTSMLELGLLDPGRGPNDTRIQQSSEDPLVLTLVVDTPSGPLPVEARLDPTDTSRVSSVTLTSVPAFVFAENVYLDVPPRLFGLERLRVDLVCVGGFFAMVDLDQPGLEIGTASSRRIIDLGMEIIRLANEQVRVHHPLRPEVATVDVTEFYRHTGRREGHGFVVYGESHLDRSPCGTGTTAKLTLLRHKGLLTDDTEYVNSGPLRTTFTARVHEQTTVGDYPAITVRFTGSAHLTGLHEFVLDPNDPFPEGYLL, encoded by the coding sequence ATGAACGCATCCTTGCGAGCCGAGGACGTCTCCCGCGCCTTCTTCGCCAGGCACCCCCGCCGCGTCCAGACCGTGGACTCCCATACCGGCGGCGAGGCCACCCGCCTGATCGTCTCCGGAGTTTGCCCGATTCCAGGGCCAGTCCCAGGGCCAATCCCAGGGCGGTCCATGGCTGAAAAGCGGCGCTGGTTTCAGGACAATCTGGATCCCGTCCGGCTGCGGCTGACCCGTGAGCCGCGCGGCCACCGGGACATGGTGGCCGCGGCCCTGACCGATCCGGTCTCGCCGGGCGCGGCCTTCGGCCTGATCTACATGGACGCCTGTCGCTATCCCCACCTCTGCGGCCACGCCACCATCGGCGCGGTGACCTCCATGCTGGAACTGGGACTGCTTGATCCAGGCCGCGGCCCGAACGACACTCGGATTCAGCAGTCCTCCGAAGACCCGCTCGTCCTAACCCTCGTCGTGGACACGCCTTCAGGTCCCCTGCCCGTCGAGGCCCGATTGGACCCAACGGACACGTCCCGCGTGTCCAGCGTGACCCTGACCTCGGTCCCGGCTTTCGTATTTGCCGAAAACGTCTACCTGGACGTCCCGCCCCGGCTCTTCGGCCTGGAACGGCTGCGCGTCGATCTGGTCTGCGTCGGCGGCTTTTTCGCCATGGTGGATCTGGATCAGCCGGGGTTGGAGATCGGCACGGCCTCTTCACGCCGGATCATCGACCTGGGCATGGAGATCATCCGCCTGGCCAACGAGCAGGTCCGCGTCCATCACCCCCTGCGCCCGGAAGTCGCCACCGTGGACGTGACCGAGTTTTACCGGCACACTGGACGACGCGAAGGGCACGGTTTCGTGGTCTACGGCGAAAGCCACCTGGACCGCTCGCCCTGCGGCACCGGAACCACGGCCAAGCTGACCCTGCTGCGCCACAAGGGGCTGCTCACGGACGACACGGAGTACGTGAACTCCGGACCGTTGCGGACCACGTTCACGGCGCGTGTCCATGAACAGACAACTGTGGGGGATTATCCCGCGATCACCGTGCGCTTCACCGGCAGCGCGCACCTTACCGGGCTGCATGAATTCGTCCTGGATCCCAACGACCCCTTTCCCGAGGGGTATCTCTTGTGA
- a CDS encoding ABC transporter ATP-binding protein: MTTTPEYAVQLKGISKHFGKVQAVKPIDLNIEQGSLVTLLGPSGCGKTTILRMIAGLEHPTSGDIFIKGRRVNEVPIHKRNLGMIFQNYALFPHKTIFDNVAFGLKYRSVPKDEIREKVRQALELVRLPDVENRHPAQLSGGQQQRIALARAIVIEPDVLLMDEPLSALDENLREEMRREIDNLQQMIGVTTIFVTHDQREALSMSDKIVVMHDGVLQQEGPPEEVYNHPVNRTVADFLGTSTFFPATVLGREDGLYKVRLDDGTLFLVKNGRDWTDQSRVELVIRAQKPNIVPAGEDEAMDQPNHFSGKIKDRSYMGGEVSYFVELKNGLELHVVTLGDQQPMKIGRRVDVHIPPDHCGLLPASPASLGS; the protein is encoded by the coding sequence GTGACGACCACCCCAGAATACGCTGTTCAGCTCAAAGGCATTTCCAAACATTTCGGCAAGGTTCAAGCCGTAAAACCCATTGACCTGAATATCGAGCAAGGCTCCCTGGTGACGTTGCTCGGACCCTCTGGGTGCGGCAAGACCACGATTTTGAGGATGATCGCCGGTTTGGAGCATCCTACCAGCGGAGACATCTTCATCAAGGGTCGGCGGGTCAACGAGGTGCCCATCCACAAGCGCAACCTGGGCATGATCTTCCAGAACTACGCCCTGTTTCCGCACAAGACCATTTTCGACAACGTGGCCTTTGGCCTGAAGTATCGAAGCGTGCCCAAGGACGAGATCCGGGAGAAGGTCCGTCAGGCCCTGGAATTGGTCCGCCTGCCGGACGTGGAAAATCGCCATCCGGCCCAGCTCTCCGGAGGTCAGCAGCAGCGCATCGCCCTGGCCAGGGCCATTGTCATCGAGCCGGACGTTCTGCTGATGGACGAGCCCCTCTCCGCCCTGGACGAGAATTTGCGCGAGGAAATGCGTCGCGAGATCGACAACTTGCAGCAGATGATCGGCGTGACCACCATTTTCGTGACCCATGATCAACGTGAGGCCCTGAGCATGTCGGACAAGATCGTGGTCATGCACGACGGGGTCTTGCAGCAGGAAGGTCCGCCGGAAGAGGTCTACAACCATCCGGTGAACCGGACCGTGGCCGATTTTCTGGGCACGTCCACCTTTTTCCCGGCCACGGTTTTGGGCCGGGAAGACGGCTTGTATAAAGTACGCCTGGACGACGGGACGCTCTTTCTGGTCAAGAACGGCCGCGATTGGACCGACCAGAGCCGGGTGGAACTGGTGATCCGGGCCCAGAAGCCGAACATCGTTCCGGCCGGGGAGGACGAGGCCATGGACCAGCCGAACCACTTTTCCGGGAAGATCAAGGACCGCAGCTACATGGGCGGCGAGGTCAGCTACTTCGTGGAACTGAAAAACGGCCTGGAGTTGCACGTGGTCACCCTGGGCGATCAGCAGCCCATGAAAATCGGCCGCCGGGTGGACGTGCACATTCCCCCGGACCACTGCGGACTGCTCCCCGCGTCTCCCGCTTCTCTCGGTTCATGA
- a CDS encoding helix-turn-helix domain-containing protein: MPKVIKKKPTPVQSGPLDAETLGRFVRARRTQSGLGMHEAAAFCGVAVDTLSKIETARGDVKLSSILTVCRMLGIHLSVEPWEE; this comes from the coding sequence ATGCCAAAAGTCATCAAAAAAAAGCCAACACCTGTGCAAAGCGGTCCCCTCGACGCCGAGACCCTGGGAAGGTTCGTTCGTGCCCGCCGAACCCAATCCGGGCTGGGAATGCATGAGGCCGCGGCATTTTGCGGGGTCGCAGTCGATACCCTGAGCAAGATCGAAACAGCCAGGGGAGACGTCAAACTCTCCAGCATCCTGACGGTCTGCCGCATGCTCGGCATCCATCTCAGCGTCGAACCTTGGGAGGAGTGA
- a CDS encoding amidohydrolase has protein sequence MSQPDLILENARIRTMDPAMPWAASLAMHAGRIASVSPDRRHPEPAFAKARRIDLEGRLVLPGFWDSHFHYYQWAMGRQGAALDQARSFGQCMDLLRELASRPGEGYWIQGQGFNESDWPENRLPLRGDLDKACPDRPVLIWRCDLHLAVASSKALELAGVDEVVADQHSGLIERDQQGRLTGILREEAVNCVKRAIPEPTFAHTREVMDRAQAGLHALGITGVHDVRLAGNISESALTFRVWQALRQEERLNLRCWTSLPGENRATAAEIGLRTGLGDAYLRLGHLKYFMDGGMGARTAWMLEPYLDTGNTGLCLIPPEEMLQEVLLAEEAGLAVMVHAIGDRAGHELVGVFEEVQRRRPPSAMPLALEHRIEHVQVLREEDIRRLAALNMPVTAQPPNMILDINMINQCAGDVGRHAYAFRSMLDAGLCLLFSSDCPVCDPNPLVGIQAAVTRARSDGTPEGGWHPEQKISLDQAVAAYTSSPARAYNLAHHHGAIKLGAAADLVILERDIYTCDPADIAATPVVMTVFNGRIVHE, from the coding sequence ATGTCCCAACCTGACCTGATCCTGGAAAACGCCCGGATACGGACCATGGACCCGGCCATGCCCTGGGCCGCCTCCCTGGCCATGCATGCCGGGCGAATTGCTTCCGTTTCTCCGGACCGGAGACATCCCGAACCGGCCTTTGCCAAGGCCCGTCGGATCGACCTGGAAGGGCGGCTGGTGCTGCCCGGATTCTGGGATTCCCATTTCCATTACTACCAATGGGCCATGGGCCGACAGGGCGCGGCCCTGGACCAGGCCCGGAGCTTCGGACAGTGCATGGACCTTCTGCGGGAACTGGCCTCGCGGCCCGGGGAAGGCTACTGGATACAGGGACAGGGTTTTAATGAGTCCGACTGGCCGGAAAACCGTCTGCCGCTGCGCGGAGATCTGGACAAGGCCTGTCCGGACCGGCCCGTGCTGATCTGGCGCTGCGATCTGCACCTGGCCGTGGCCAGTTCCAAGGCCCTGGAACTGGCCGGGGTGGACGAGGTTGTGGCGGACCAGCATTCGGGTCTGATCGAGCGGGACCAGCAGGGCCGCCTGACCGGCATTCTGCGCGAGGAGGCCGTGAACTGCGTCAAACGCGCCATCCCCGAACCGACCTTCGCCCACACCAGGGAAGTCATGGACCGGGCTCAGGCCGGGCTGCACGCCCTGGGCATCACCGGGGTGCATGACGTGCGTCTGGCCGGAAACATCTCCGAATCCGCGCTGACCTTTCGGGTCTGGCAGGCTTTGCGCCAGGAGGAGCGGCTGAACCTGCGCTGCTGGACCAGTCTGCCCGGCGAAAACCGGGCCACGGCCGCGGAAATCGGCCTGCGTACCGGGCTGGGCGATGCGTATTTGCGTCTGGGCCACCTGAAATATTTCATGGACGGCGGCATGGGCGCCCGGACGGCCTGGATGCTGGAACCGTACCTGGACACCGGGAACACCGGGCTGTGTCTGATTCCGCCCGAGGAAATGCTCCAGGAAGTCCTGCTGGCCGAAGAGGCCGGGCTGGCCGTGATGGTCCACGCCATCGGGGACCGGGCCGGGCATGAACTGGTGGGCGTTTTCGAGGAAGTCCAGCGCCGCCGCCCCCCCTCGGCCATGCCCCTGGCCCTGGAACACCGCATCGAGCATGTCCAGGTGCTCCGGGAGGAGGACATCCGCCGCCTGGCGGCCCTGAACATGCCGGTCACGGCCCAGCCGCCGAACATGATCCTGGACATCAACATGATCAACCAGTGCGCCGGAGACGTCGGCCGCCACGCTTACGCCTTCCGCTCCATGCTGGACGCCGGGCTGTGCCTCCTGTTCAGCTCGGATTGCCCGGTCTGCGATCCCAACCCGCTGGTGGGCATTCAGGCCGCCGTGACCCGTGCCCGGTCCGACGGGACGCCCGAAGGCGGCTGGCATCCGGAGCAGAAAATCAGCCTGGATCAGGCCGTGGCCGCCTACACCAGCTCCCCGGCCCGAGCCTACAACCTCGCCCACCACCACGGCGCGATCAAGCTCGGCGCGGCCGCGGACCTTGTGATCCTGGAACGGGACATCTATACTTGCGACCCCGCCGACATCGCCGCCACTCCGGTGGTCATGACCGTCTTCAACGGCCGGATCGTCCACGAATAA
- the minD gene encoding septum site-determining protein MinD, whose protein sequence is MGKIIVVTSGKGGVGKTTSSASLATGLARRGFQTAVLDFDVGLRNLDLIMGCERRVVYDFVNVIQGDATLNQALIRDKRVENLYILPASQTKDKEALHQDGVAKVLEDLNSRFDYVICDSPAGIEHGALMAMHFADEAIVVTNPEVSSVRDSDRILGLLQSKTVKAKNGEVIKEHLLLTRYDPERVQRGDMLSVEDVQEILAIPLLGVIPESKSVLTASNSGEPVILDEVSDAGQAYADAVSRLIGEDVAHRFIQPAKKGFFSRLLGG, encoded by the coding sequence GTGGGAAAAATTATCGTTGTCACGTCCGGAAAGGGAGGAGTCGGCAAAACCACCTCCAGCGCGTCGCTGGCCACCGGCTTGGCCAGACGCGGCTTTCAAACCGCCGTCCTTGATTTCGACGTCGGCCTGCGCAACCTGGATCTGATCATGGGCTGTGAGCGGCGGGTGGTCTATGACTTCGTGAACGTCATCCAGGGCGACGCCACGTTGAACCAGGCCTTGATCCGCGACAAGCGCGTGGAGAACCTCTACATCCTACCGGCCTCCCAGACCAAGGACAAGGAAGCCCTGCACCAGGACGGGGTGGCCAAGGTGCTGGAGGACCTGAATTCCCGCTTCGACTACGTCATCTGCGATTCCCCGGCCGGAATCGAACACGGCGCCCTGATGGCCATGCATTTCGCGGACGAGGCCATCGTGGTCACCAACCCCGAAGTCTCCTCGGTGCGCGATTCAGACCGTATTCTGGGACTGCTGCAAAGCAAGACCGTCAAGGCCAAGAACGGCGAAGTGATCAAGGAACACCTGCTGCTGACCCGTTACGACCCCGAACGCGTCCAACGCGGAGACATGCTCAGCGTGGAGGACGTTCAGGAAATCCTGGCCATTCCCCTGCTCGGGGTCATCCCGGAATCCAAGTCCGTCCTGACCGCTTCCAACTCCGGTGAACCCGTTATCCTGGACGAGGTCAGCGATGCCGGCCAGGCTTATGCCGACGCGGTATCCAGGCTGATCGGGGAAGACGTCGCTCACCGTTTCATCCAACCGGCCAAGAAGGGTTTCTTCTCGCGGTTGCTGGGGGGTTGA
- a CDS encoding ABC transporter permease gives MKLPFSGWSLIRLYTILVYLFMFLPIVVVIVLSFNPQQFASFPMQGFSLKWYVQLAQNEAILRAFKNSLVLGTLTALIASAIAVPAAMAFVRYSFRGKNTLNTLLLAPIMIPEVVLGVALLLFIRWLQQPKSFALLLAGHVILTLPYVLLIVQARMVSIKRVYEEAALSLGASPLQTFKEVTLPLLMPAVLAGMLFSFTISFDDITATLFWATAEHQTVPVRIFGMLRHSISPEINALGTVMIVFTIMTPLLAGYCIRRFSKN, from the coding sequence ATGAAACTTCCCTTTTCCGGCTGGTCCCTGATCCGACTGTACACCATCCTGGTGTACCTGTTCATGTTTTTGCCCATCGTGGTGGTGATCGTCCTTTCCTTCAACCCGCAGCAGTTCGCCAGTTTCCCGATGCAGGGCTTCAGCCTGAAGTGGTACGTCCAACTGGCCCAGAACGAGGCCATTCTGCGGGCTTTCAAGAATTCCCTCGTCCTGGGCACACTCACCGCGTTGATCGCCTCGGCCATTGCCGTGCCCGCGGCCATGGCCTTTGTCCGTTACAGCTTCAGGGGCAAGAACACCTTGAACACCCTGCTGCTCGCGCCGATCATGATCCCGGAAGTGGTTCTGGGCGTGGCCCTGCTGCTGTTCATCCGCTGGCTGCAACAACCCAAGAGCTTCGCCCTGCTCCTGGCAGGACACGTGATCCTGACCCTGCCCTACGTGCTGCTCATCGTGCAGGCCCGGATGGTCAGCATCAAGCGGGTCTACGAGGAGGCCGCCCTGTCCTTGGGCGCCAGCCCGCTCCAGACCTTCAAGGAGGTCACGCTCCCGCTGCTCATGCCCGCGGTCCTGGCCGGGATGCTCTTCTCCTTCACCATTTCCTTCGACGACATCACGGCCACCCTGTTTTGGGCCACGGCGGAGCACCAGACCGTGCCCGTGCGCATCTTCGGCATGCTCCGCCATTCCATCAGCCCCGAAATCAACGCCCTGGGCACGGTGATGATCGTCTTCACGATCATGACCCCGCTCTTGGCCGGGTATTGTATTCGGAGGTTTTCGAAGAATTGA
- the minC gene encoding septum site-determining protein MinC yields the protein MSAFEIRGKVAPCTLFRPLTPNLEELTADVDSRLSQTPEFFRNMAVIVDLSGLGELRESINLQALVRTLREKGLTPVGIQGGNEYQERLAPTLYLGVFPAGKQASSPVQTEQPACPSQEKQAMLVEKPVRSGQQIYAKDRDLIVLAPVGPGAEVIADGNVHIYAPLRGRALAGVMGNENARIFCKELRADLISVAGFYQVSEDLPEDMLGRQVQVRLAGHQLLVEAI from the coding sequence ATGTCGGCTTTTGAGATCCGGGGCAAAGTCGCCCCCTGCACGCTGTTTCGTCCCTTGACGCCAAACCTGGAAGAACTGACCGCCGACGTGGACAGCCGTCTGAGCCAGACGCCGGAGTTCTTTCGCAACATGGCCGTCATCGTGGATCTGAGCGGCCTGGGGGAGTTGCGCGAAAGCATCAATTTGCAGGCCCTAGTCCGGACCTTGCGCGAAAAGGGTCTGACGCCCGTGGGCATCCAGGGCGGGAACGAATATCAGGAGCGCCTTGCCCCGACCCTGTACCTGGGGGTTTTCCCCGCCGGGAAACAAGCCTCTTCGCCAGTGCAGACGGAACAGCCCGCCTGCCCGTCCCAGGAGAAGCAGGCCATGCTGGTGGAAAAACCGGTCCGGTCCGGACAACAAATCTATGCCAAGGACCGCGACCTGATCGTCCTGGCCCCGGTCGGTCCGGGGGCCGAAGTCATCGCCGACGGCAACGTCCACATCTACGCTCCGTTGCGCGGCCGGGCCCTGGCCGGGGTGATGGGCAATGAAAACGCGCGCATCTTTTGCAAGGAGCTGCGCGCGGATTTGATTTCCGTGGCCGGGTTTTATCAGGTCAGCGAGGACCTGCCCGAGGACATGCTCGGACGCCAGGTCCAGGTTAGACTGGCCGGACATCAATTGCTGGTCGAGGCGATCTGA
- a CDS encoding HipA domain-containing protein codes for MAAALSVFLNREPLGLATFEGKDDRYGLEYAPSWLNGQWYAISPHLKPGECESEKVKRFLSNLLPEGKWLEELSVDNQISKSNVFGLVALIGTETTGALTFQYHGTDQEPRPTEFREVGAEELAERIAQRQRISIANWDGRHRLSVTGVQDKLPIMIRPDGAMGFGEGELASTHILKFGRRPDMHMIINEFLCMKLAELVKLPVAKVSLQRFGEPVLVVERFDRRWLGDKVDRRHLIDGCQMLNLPPTYKYERPFGKSGEGARIRTGVSLPKLFASSRNCRIPALAGRDLLNWTLFQILIGNSDAHGKNISFFVGKSGIDVAPSYDLLSIDIYGDEFERDLAMAIGDEFVAEKILPYDLAEFCDASHLPLRQVATSLKKICSAALERMGSLPLDNVRHGAEMDFSQELMAKVKGNATRLLAIAEELPHVRL; via the coding sequence ATGGCGGCGGCCTTGTCCGTATTTCTGAATCGCGAACCACTGGGTCTGGCAACCTTTGAGGGCAAGGACGATCGCTACGGCCTGGAGTATGCCCCATCATGGCTCAATGGCCAGTGGTATGCCATATCGCCGCATCTAAAGCCGGGAGAGTGCGAATCCGAGAAAGTAAAGCGCTTTCTTTCCAATCTCCTTCCGGAAGGTAAGTGGCTGGAAGAACTTTCGGTCGACAACCAGATATCCAAGAGCAATGTCTTTGGTCTTGTTGCATTGATTGGTACCGAGACGACCGGGGCGCTGACTTTTCAATATCATGGCACCGACCAGGAGCCTCGGCCAACTGAATTTCGTGAGGTCGGCGCAGAGGAACTGGCCGAGCGGATTGCACAGCGCCAAAGGATTTCCATTGCCAACTGGGATGGCAGGCATCGCCTATCGGTCACCGGCGTTCAAGATAAACTGCCGATCATGATCAGGCCCGACGGCGCCATGGGATTCGGCGAGGGCGAACTGGCTTCGACGCATATTCTTAAGTTTGGTCGGCGACCTGATATGCACATGATAATCAACGAGTTCCTCTGCATGAAGCTGGCGGAGTTGGTCAAGCTGCCTGTTGCCAAGGTCTCCTTGCAGCGTTTTGGTGAGCCGGTTCTGGTCGTCGAGCGGTTCGATCGGCGCTGGTTGGGGGATAAGGTAGACAGGCGGCATCTCATTGATGGCTGCCAGATGCTCAATCTGCCGCCAACTTACAAATATGAGCGTCCTTTCGGCAAGTCAGGGGAAGGGGCTCGCATAAGGACGGGGGTCAGCCTGCCGAAACTCTTTGCTTCGAGTCGGAACTGTCGCATTCCGGCCTTGGCCGGAAGAGATCTGCTGAACTGGACCCTGTTCCAGATCCTGATCGGCAACAGCGATGCGCATGGCAAGAACATCTCTTTCTTTGTCGGCAAATCAGGGATCGACGTGGCACCGAGCTACGATCTGTTGAGCATCGACATCTATGGAGATGAGTTCGAACGGGATTTGGCCATGGCGATCGGAGACGAATTTGTTGCCGAAAAAATCTTGCCCTATGACTTGGCGGAATTCTGTGACGCAAGCCATCTGCCGCTGCGCCAGGTGGCGACCAGCCTGAAAAAAATCTGTTCAGCGGCGTTGGAACGTATGGGGAGTTTGCCCCTGGACAATGTCCGGCACGGAGCGGAAATGGACTTTTCCCAAGAGCTGATGGCAAAGGTCAAGGGGAATGCCACACGCCTCCTGGCCATCGCCGAAGAGCTTCCACATGTCAGGCTTTAA